The Thiorhodovibrio litoralis genome includes a window with the following:
- a CDS encoding acetate/propionate family kinase, translating into MKVLVLNAGSSSLKFQLFEIDGWPVVASGNISRIGEDDALLNFRWQDESGQTQTLDEHHPIDSHHTALERIVAHLRDTGALADLAELKAIGHRVVHGGEAFHLPTLIDDDVIVAIRQMIPLAPLHNPAHLDGILVARELFPGVPEVAVFDTAFHQTMPRTAYRYAIPDYLYREHQVRRYGFHGTSHAYVGKRAATMLGRSFERSNLITLHLGNGASATAIRNGSSVDTSMGMTPLEGLVMGSRCGDIDPAVVFYLAKHLGLDNQQIDDMLNRQSGLLGICGLNDMREIHRMIENGDNKAELALGMSCHRLKKYIGAYTAVLGEVHAVVFTGGIGENDAETRARACGGLERMGIVLDEAANRSSARGERMISTADSPVKVLVIPTNEELEIAQQTVEAVG; encoded by the coding sequence ATGAAAGTTCTGGTTCTGAACGCCGGCAGCTCGTCACTCAAATTCCAGCTGTTCGAGATCGACGGCTGGCCGGTGGTTGCTTCTGGCAACATCAGCCGCATCGGCGAGGATGACGCCCTGCTCAACTTTCGCTGGCAGGACGAAAGTGGCCAGACGCAAACCTTAGACGAACATCACCCGATTGACTCGCATCACACCGCGCTTGAGCGCATCGTCGCGCACCTGCGCGACACGGGCGCCTTGGCCGATCTGGCTGAGCTCAAGGCGATCGGGCACCGAGTTGTTCATGGCGGTGAGGCCTTCCATCTGCCGACCTTGATCGATGACGATGTTATCGTCGCGATTCGCCAGATGATCCCGCTCGCACCCTTGCACAATCCCGCCCATCTCGATGGCATCCTGGTGGCGCGCGAACTCTTCCCCGGGGTGCCGGAGGTCGCGGTCTTCGATACCGCCTTCCATCAGACCATGCCGCGCACAGCCTATCGCTACGCCATTCCGGATTATCTCTACCGCGAGCATCAGGTGCGCCGCTATGGCTTTCATGGCACGTCGCATGCCTATGTCGGCAAACGCGCAGCCACCATGCTCGGGCGCTCGTTCGAGCGCAGCAATCTGATCACCCTGCATCTCGGCAACGGAGCCAGCGCCACCGCCATTCGCAACGGCAGCAGCGTAGACACATCCATGGGCATGACGCCACTGGAAGGCCTGGTGATGGGCAGTCGCTGCGGCGATATCGATCCGGCCGTGGTCTTCTACCTCGCCAAACATCTCGGGCTCGACAATCAGCAGATCGACGACATGCTCAATCGTCAGAGCGGCCTGCTTGGGATTTGCGGCCTGAACGACATGCGCGAGATTCATCGCATGATCGAGAACGGCGACAACAAAGCCGAACTGGCGCTCGGCATGAGCTGCCACCGGCTAAAAAAATACATCGGCGCCTACACCGCCGTCTTGGGTGAGGTGCATGCCGTCGTGTTCACCGGCGGCATCGGCGAGAACGATGCCGAAACCCGCGCGCGCGCCTGCGGCGGCCTCGAGCGCATGGGAATTGTGCTAGATGAGGCCGCGAACCGCAGCAGCGCGCGCGGCGAGCGCATGATCAGCACCGCCGACAGCCCGGTCAAGGTCCTGGTGATCCCAACCAACGAGGAGCTCGAAATCGCCCAGCAAACGGTCGAAGCCGTGGGTTGA
- a CDS encoding ATP-binding protein — translation MPDALSPLPISVQTFRKLREGGCAYVDKTAHAAALVQGSSAYFLSRPRRFGKSLFVDTLKELFEGNEPLFRGLHIHPRWDWQQRNPVIVLDFAAGVIESREGLDRRIRRLIEDNAERLGIDCDWQNNDIPGCFGDLIRQAHEQFGQPAVVLVDEYDKPILDNIDHPERAAELRDGLKNVYSVLKAQDAHLRFVFMTGVSKFSKVSLFSGVNQLRDITLSPDFATLCGYTQNDLETTFAAHLAGVDWEALRAWYNGYGFLGEPVYNPYDILLFISEGHSFRNYWFETGNPSFLIKLFQRKRYFLPNLEQIEVSEEILDSFDVERINPITLLFQSGYLTVASAEQKWGELVFRLRVPNQEVRTALNNQFIDGYAGISDERLTYKAGLAEALTRADLPMLNAAIKRLFAAIPWRNFTGNDLPDSEGYYASVLYAFFASLNAEIIPEDLTNHGQVDLTVRLADYTYVMEIKLDRGAARPEPEPKVEPEAGAEKDGAETNPALAQIRARRYSEKYRDTPGQGLFEVGLVFGSAARNLIQADWRQVD, via the coding sequence ATGCCCGATGCTTTGTCGCCGCTGCCGATTAGCGTTCAGACCTTTCGCAAGCTCCGCGAGGGCGGCTGTGCCTATGTCGATAAAACCGCGCACGCAGCCGCCCTCGTGCAAGGTAGCAGCGCCTATTTTCTCTCCCGCCCGCGCCGCTTTGGTAAGAGTCTGTTCGTCGATACCTTAAAAGAGCTGTTCGAGGGCAACGAGCCGCTGTTTCGCGGGCTGCATATCCACCCGCGCTGGGACTGGCAGCAACGCAATCCAGTGATTGTGTTGGACTTTGCGGCAGGGGTCATCGAGAGCCGCGAGGGTCTGGATCGCCGCATCCGGCGACTGATAGAGGACAATGCCGAGCGCCTGGGTATCGACTGCGATTGGCAGAATAATGATATTCCCGGTTGTTTCGGCGATCTGATTCGCCAGGCCCACGAACAATTCGGTCAGCCTGCGGTGGTGCTGGTCGATGAGTACGACAAGCCAATCCTGGACAACATCGACCACCCCGAGCGCGCGGCCGAGCTGCGCGACGGGCTGAAAAATGTCTATTCGGTGCTCAAGGCGCAGGATGCCCATCTGCGCTTTGTCTTCATGACCGGGGTGAGTAAATTCAGCAAAGTGAGTCTGTTCTCGGGGGTGAATCAACTGCGGGACATTACCCTGAGCCCCGATTTTGCGACACTCTGCGGATATACCCAGAACGATCTGGAGACCACCTTTGCGGCCCATCTGGCCGGGGTCGACTGGGAGGCGCTGCGCGCCTGGTACAACGGCTATGGCTTTCTTGGCGAGCCAGTCTACAATCCCTACGATATCCTGCTGTTCATCAGCGAAGGTCACAGCTTCCGTAATTACTGGTTCGAAACCGGCAATCCGAGCTTTCTGATCAAGCTATTCCAGCGCAAACGCTATTTTCTGCCAAATCTTGAGCAGATCGAAGTCAGCGAGGAGATTCTCGACTCCTTCGATGTCGAGCGCATCAATCCCATCACGCTGCTGTTCCAAAGCGGCTATCTGACGGTCGCCAGTGCCGAGCAGAAATGGGGCGAGCTGGTCTTTCGACTGCGAGTGCCAAACCAGGAAGTTCGCACCGCTCTAAACAATCAGTTTATCGACGGCTATGCCGGCATCAGCGACGAACGTCTAACCTACAAAGCCGGACTGGCCGAAGCGCTAACCAGGGCTGATCTGCCAATGCTGAACGCGGCCATTAAACGGCTGTTCGCCGCCATCCCCTGGCGCAACTTCACCGGCAATGACCTGCCTGATTCGGAAGGCTACTATGCCAGCGTGCTCTATGCCTTTTTCGCCAGCCTGAACGCAGAGATCATCCCCGAAGACCTGACCAATCACGGCCAGGTCGATCTGACGGTGCGGCTTGCAGACTACACCTATGTGATGGAGATCAAGCTTGATCGGGGCGCTGCGCGGCCAGAGCCAGAGCCAAAGGTAGAACCAGAGGCAGGCGCAGAGAAGGATGGCGCGGAGACCAACCCGGCACTAGCGCAGATCCGCGCGCGCCGCTATAGCGAGAAGTATCGCGACACGCCAGGTCAGGGCCTATTCGAAGTCGGCTTGGTCTTCGGGAGCGCCGCGCGCAATCTGATCCAGGCCGATTGGCGGCAGGTGGACTGA
- a CDS encoding response regulator, which produces MNQSSPVSTEESLSRFLDSYLEAYFTQRDFAATVAWLSPSFSVVGTGLLELAENLEAAVASYRRDLADAPQPVDYVFRHRQMRALAPNLGLILAELDIETDVQGKLLVMHHLRLTMTVAAPMEALTDTGMPADAWRIEQMHVSMPNSEQDEDEAYPVKELKERNAVLEKLTAELTRAEQRERTRIAGILHDNLQQLLVGARLGVEQGQRRLRRSSGTSGGETGAGEALDRVMGLLREAQQVMRDLVADLSPPILREAGLTPALHWLARVMLERYQQEVDIHVETDMSPRQPEVRDILFDGVRECLFNAVKHAHASHAEVRVQQEGDWLRVTISNCGDGFDVDRALNAGQGMSGYGLIGIRERLALLGGRLSIVSRQGRGTEVCLAVPGSSATSVAPSSHPRAGGLLAQPAARQVVGVAVPSLRVLLVDDHPMVRNGLAALLNDQPDIEVVGEAASGEEALIDVARLQPDLVIMDSSMPGMGGIEATHRISQRWPEVRVIGLSMHAEADRAAAMQAAGACDYQSKTGDVEALLAVIRRQFDRG; this is translated from the coding sequence ATGAATCAGTCCAGCCCGGTGAGTACCGAGGAGTCGCTGTCGCGCTTTCTCGATTCATACTTGGAGGCCTACTTTACGCAGCGGGATTTCGCCGCCACGGTCGCGTGGCTGAGTCCGAGTTTTTCCGTCGTCGGCACGGGTCTGCTGGAGTTGGCTGAGAATCTCGAGGCGGCGGTCGCAAGTTATCGGCGGGATCTCGCCGACGCGCCGCAGCCGGTGGATTATGTCTTTCGGCATCGCCAGATGCGTGCGCTCGCGCCCAATCTGGGGCTGATTCTGGCCGAACTGGATATCGAGACCGACGTCCAGGGAAAGCTCCTGGTGATGCATCACCTGCGTCTGACCATGACGGTGGCCGCGCCCATGGAAGCGCTGACTGACACTGGTATGCCGGCGGATGCCTGGCGCATCGAGCAGATGCATGTCTCGATGCCCAACAGCGAGCAGGACGAGGATGAAGCTTACCCGGTCAAGGAGCTAAAAGAACGCAACGCGGTGCTTGAAAAGCTGACTGCGGAGTTGACGCGCGCGGAACAGCGTGAACGCACTCGCATTGCTGGTATTTTGCACGACAACCTGCAGCAGCTTCTGGTCGGCGCGCGCTTGGGTGTTGAGCAGGGGCAACGCCGGTTGCGGCGCTCAAGCGGGACATCCGGCGGCGAGACCGGGGCGGGCGAGGCGCTTGATCGGGTCATGGGTCTGTTGCGCGAGGCGCAGCAGGTGATGCGTGACCTGGTCGCGGACCTGTCACCACCGATTCTGCGCGAAGCAGGTCTGACTCCGGCCCTGCATTGGCTGGCACGGGTGATGCTGGAGCGTTACCAGCAGGAGGTTGACATCCATGTCGAAACGGATATGAGTCCGCGCCAGCCGGAAGTCAGAGATATTTTGTTCGACGGAGTGCGCGAGTGTTTGTTCAATGCGGTCAAGCACGCCCATGCCAGCCACGCCGAGGTGCGGGTGCAACAGGAGGGGGATTGGCTGCGGGTGACCATCAGCAATTGCGGCGATGGCTTTGATGTCGATCGCGCGCTCAACGCCGGACAGGGGATGTCAGGCTATGGGCTGATTGGGATTCGCGAGCGCCTCGCCCTGCTTGGCGGGCGTTTGAGCATTGTCAGCCGTCAGGGGCGAGGCACCGAGGTGTGCCTGGCCGTGCCAGGCTCTTCTGCGACCTCGGTCGCGCCGTCTTCGCATCCGCGAGCGGGCGGCTTGCTGGCCCAGCCGGCGGCGCGGCAGGTGGTGGGTGTGGCTGTGCCAAGTTTGCGGGTGCTATTGGTGGACGATCATCCTATGGTGCGCAATGGGCTTGCCGCCTTGTTGAACGATCAGCCGGATATCGAGGTCGTTGGCGAGGCTGCCAGCGGCGAGGAAGCGCTGATTGATGTTGCACGCTTGCAGCCGGATCTGGTCATCATGGATTCTTCCATGCCGGGCATGGGTGGCATCGAGGCGACACATCGCATCAGCCAACGCTGGCCAGAGGTGCGGGTGATTGGCCTGTCGATGCACGCCGAGGCCGACCGTGCCGCCGCCATGCAGGCGGCCGGCGCTTGCGATTATCAGTCCAAAACGGGCGATGTGGAGGCGCTGCTCGCGGTCATTCGGCGGCAGTTTGATCGCGGGTGA
- a CDS encoding DUF294 nucleotidyltransferase-like domain-containing protein: protein MEAEIQEFRDHISRYPPFDGLSDELLDEVAGAVEIAYFKAGTTIAERDGPVQALSYIRSGAVEVYRHNGQLSNRLGEGDIFGQLDLLRNRQVRYPVQAIEDTLIYRIPKPVFDHLCAEDEEFADFVELSGSSRLKSTVEQSQRDNDMIATPVRRLISRLPVMIEESATVQEAARLMTEHDVSSVLLIRPGDEEDSDRVFADADGRLWLLTGMITDKDLRQRIVAEGVSAQTPLSSISHGWLIAIQSSESVNEAMLTMLRNNIQRLPILHRRRPVGVVYLSDIVRYETNNSVYLVNNIFNRTSVKALARLTPEVRASFLRMVDEGANSRMIGAAMTSVGRSLMRRLVELAEAELGPPPVPYCFMVHGSLARNDQSITTDQDNAMVLHDDFEPKRHGDYFKELARFVSDGLNACGYPYCKGGIMATNDNWRQPLARWKAYFRDWIAKPDPQRLLHSSIFFDLEAVHGEERFVEELQDLIATQAKASPRFLAALARNALGRTPPLGFFRTFVLEQDGRHNNAINLKRRGIAPLNDVIRVHALGVGSRAQNGFERLDEISRAGALPAGQTDKLSYTLEFLSIVRMRHQAQEIKNDHEPDNAIQPEHVADSERHNLKEAFQILSNAQSFLRFRYPSPGR from the coding sequence ATGGAAGCAGAAATCCAAGAGTTTCGCGATCACATCAGCCGCTATCCGCCCTTCGACGGACTGAGCGACGAGCTCCTCGACGAGGTGGCCGGTGCAGTGGAGATCGCCTATTTCAAAGCCGGCACAACCATCGCCGAACGGGACGGCCCGGTGCAGGCGCTGTCCTACATCCGCAGCGGCGCGGTCGAGGTGTACCGCCACAACGGCCAGCTCTCCAACCGCCTTGGCGAGGGCGACATCTTCGGGCAGCTCGATCTGCTGCGCAACCGCCAGGTCCGCTACCCGGTGCAGGCCATTGAGGACACCCTGATCTATCGGATCCCGAAGCCCGTTTTCGACCACCTGTGCGCCGAAGACGAGGAGTTCGCGGATTTCGTCGAGCTGTCCGGTTCCTCGCGGCTCAAGAGCACGGTGGAGCAGAGCCAGCGCGACAACGACATGATCGCCACACCGGTGCGTCGGCTCATCTCCCGCCTGCCGGTGATGATCGAAGAATCCGCCACCGTGCAGGAAGCGGCGCGCCTGATGACCGAGCACGATGTCTCTTCGGTGCTGCTGATCAGGCCCGGCGACGAGGAGGATTCGGATCGTGTGTTTGCCGATGCCGACGGGCGGCTGTGGCTGCTCACGGGGATGATTACCGACAAAGACCTGCGCCAGCGCATCGTCGCCGAGGGAGTCTCGGCGCAGACGCCGCTTTCCAGCATCAGCCACGGCTGGCTCATCGCCATCCAGTCCAGCGAGTCGGTCAACGAGGCGATGTTGACCATGCTGCGCAACAATATTCAGCGACTGCCGATCCTGCACCGCCGCCGCCCCGTGGGTGTCGTGTACCTTTCGGACATCGTCCGCTACGAGACCAACAACAGCGTCTATCTGGTCAACAATATCTTCAACCGCACCTCGGTCAAGGCCCTGGCGCGCCTCACGCCCGAGGTGCGGGCCTCTTTCTTGCGAATGGTGGACGAGGGCGCCAACTCGCGCATGATTGGTGCGGCCATGACGAGCGTCGGCCGCAGCCTGATGCGCCGCCTGGTGGAGCTGGCCGAGGCCGAGCTGGGGCCGCCTCCCGTGCCCTACTGCTTCATGGTGCACGGCTCCCTGGCGCGCAATGACCAGTCCATCACCACGGATCAGGACAACGCCATGGTGCTCCACGACGACTTCGAGCCCAAGCGCCACGGTGATTATTTCAAGGAGTTGGCGCGATTCGTCAGCGACGGACTGAATGCCTGTGGCTACCCTTACTGCAAAGGGGGCATCATGGCCACCAACGACAACTGGCGGCAGCCGCTGGCGCGCTGGAAAGCCTACTTCCGTGACTGGATCGCCAAGCCTGATCCGCAGCGGCTGCTGCACAGCTCCATCTTCTTTGATCTGGAAGCGGTTCACGGTGAGGAGCGGTTCGTGGAGGAATTACAAGACCTGATCGCCACCCAGGCCAAGGCCAGCCCCCGGTTCCTCGCCGCCCTGGCGCGCAATGCCCTCGGGCGCACGCCACCGCTGGGCTTTTTCCGCACCTTCGTGCTGGAGCAGGACGGACGGCATAACAACGCCATCAATCTCAAACGCCGCGGCATCGCGCCCCTGAACGATGTCATCCGGGTCCATGCCCTGGGTGTGGGCTCCCGCGCCCAGAACGGCTTCGAGCGGCTCGATGAGATCAGCCGGGCCGGGGCCCTGCCCGCCGGACAGACCGACAAATTGAGCTACACCCTGGAGTTCCTCTCTATCGTGCGCATGCGTCATCAGGCCCAGGAGATCAAGAACGACCATGAGCCGGACAACGCCATCCAGCCGGAGCATGTCGCGGATAGCGAGCGCCACAATCTCAAGGAAGCGTTTCAGATCCTGAGCAACGCCCAAAGCTTCCTGCGCTTCCGCTACCCCAGCCCGGGCCGCTGA
- a CDS encoding 3'-5' exonuclease yields MLLRRKTRQAAPSWADYFTRQAQACKTPALKHLYAAGLPTEDSPIGEVPLVALDFETTGLNPREHAIVSIGLVPFDLRAIRPAAGRYWVVKPPRPLRAESIAIHRITHSEVEHAPPITAILDELLDALAGRLVVVHYRNIERPFLEAAVLVNRGERCLFPVIDTMELEARWERQGRLSGLKRLFGRQPPSIRLAASRARYGLPHYSSHHAKVDAIATAELFQAQMARHFRPNTPVSDLWI; encoded by the coding sequence GTGTTGTTAAGGAGAAAAACGCGCCAGGCCGCCCCGAGTTGGGCGGACTATTTCACCCGCCAGGCGCAGGCCTGCAAGACCCCGGCGCTCAAGCACTTGTATGCGGCGGGGCTGCCAACGGAGGATAGCCCGATCGGAGAGGTTCCGCTGGTGGCCTTGGATTTCGAGACCACGGGCCTGAATCCCCGCGAGCACGCCATTGTCAGCATTGGCCTGGTGCCCTTCGACCTGCGGGCCATTCGCCCGGCGGCGGGTCGTTACTGGGTGGTCAAGCCGCCCCGGCCACTGCGGGCGGAGTCCATCGCCATCCATCGCATCACCCACTCGGAGGTCGAGCACGCGCCCCCCATCACCGCGATCCTCGACGAGCTGCTGGACGCGCTCGCCGGCCGCCTGGTGGTGGTTCACTACCGCAACATCGAGCGACCCTTCCTCGAGGCTGCGGTCCTGGTCAATCGCGGTGAGCGCTGCCTGTTTCCCGTCATCGACACCATGGAGCTTGAGGCGCGCTGGGAGCGCCAGGGCCGCCTGTCGGGGCTCAAGCGCCTGTTCGGCCGCCAGCCGCCCTCCATCCGGCTAGCCGCCAGCCGCGCCCGCTACGGCCTGCCCCATTATTCGTCGCATCACGCCAAGGTGGATGCCATCGCCACGGCCGAGCTGTTCCAGGCCCAGATGGCCCGGCACTTTCGGCCGAACACACCGGTTTCAGATCTCTGGATCTAG
- a CDS encoding BCCT family transporter: MENEPATAPESALESVGVPAPEGAANLIDTDYQIGQDNYQASPLGVSIDIHSSVFAVSALMILGFVVLTLALPEQATAIFNGAKNWINANATWFYLLSANVFVLLCLGLIFSPLGRIRIGGAEATPDFSRISWFAMLFAAGMGIGLMFYGVAEPLTHYGTSLDGIAVGEDGVRTDWAPLGGAGGDEAAAVRLGMAATLLHWSLHPWAMYAIVALALAIFSYNKGLPMTVRSIFYPILGERVWGWPGHIVDILAVFATLFGLATSLGFGAEQAASGLHYLFGFGDGDVTLVLLITGITAVALGSIVAGVDKGVKRLSEVNMVLAFLLLMFVVVVGPSLMIFKSFFQNIVSYLGELPFLSNPFARKDVNYSQGWTTFYWGWWISWSPFVGMFIARVSRGRSVREFLISVLLIPTTVSIFWFTAFGTTAIDQVRNGFDGAVSAELPLQLFMMLSELPLTDITSFIGIVLVLVFFITSSDSGSLVIDTIAAGGKIDAPKPQRVFWGITEGAVAIALLLGGGLAALQAVAVSAGLPFTFLLLAGCYAIVRGLLSEPRIAKPAKPVKPAAA, from the coding sequence GTGGAAAACGAACCCGCAACAGCCCCGGAGTCAGCGCTGGAGTCGGTTGGCGTACCGGCCCCGGAAGGTGCGGCTAATCTGATCGATACCGATTACCAGATCGGTCAGGACAACTACCAGGCCAGTCCCCTTGGGGTGAGTATCGACATCCACAGCTCAGTGTTTGCCGTGTCGGCGCTGATGATCCTTGGCTTCGTGGTGCTGACCCTGGCCTTGCCCGAGCAGGCGACCGCCATCTTTAACGGGGCCAAGAACTGGATCAACGCGAATGCGACCTGGTTCTACCTGCTGTCTGCCAACGTCTTTGTGTTGCTCTGTCTCGGCCTGATTTTCTCGCCTCTGGGGCGTATCCGCATTGGTGGTGCCGAGGCGACGCCGGACTTCTCGCGGATCTCCTGGTTCGCGATGCTGTTCGCGGCGGGGATGGGCATCGGCCTGATGTTCTATGGCGTGGCCGAGCCCTTGACTCACTATGGCACGTCCCTGGACGGCATCGCCGTTGGCGAGGACGGCGTGCGCACGGACTGGGCGCCGCTCGGGGGAGCTGGCGGCGATGAGGCCGCCGCCGTGCGTCTGGGCATGGCCGCGACCCTGCTGCACTGGAGCCTGCACCCCTGGGCGATGTACGCCATCGTCGCCTTGGCCTTGGCCATTTTCTCCTACAACAAGGGCCTGCCGATGACGGTGCGGTCCATCTTCTACCCGATTCTGGGGGAGCGCGTCTGGGGCTGGCCGGGGCATATCGTCGATATTCTCGCGGTGTTCGCCACCCTGTTCGGGCTGGCCACGTCGCTTGGGTTCGGTGCTGAGCAGGCGGCCTCGGGGCTGCACTATCTGTTCGGGTTCGGTGACGGGGATGTGACCCTGGTGCTGCTGATCACCGGCATTACGGCGGTGGCCCTGGGGTCCATCGTGGCCGGTGTGGACAAGGGCGTGAAGCGCCTGTCCGAGGTCAACATGGTCCTTGCGTTCCTGCTGCTGATGTTTGTCGTGGTAGTGGGGCCTAGCCTGATGATTTTTAAAAGCTTTTTCCAGAATATTGTTAGCTACCTGGGTGAGCTGCCCTTCCTGTCCAACCCCTTCGCGCGCAAGGATGTCAACTACAGCCAGGGCTGGACCACCTTCTACTGGGGCTGGTGGATCAGCTGGTCGCCCTTCGTGGGCATGTTCATCGCCCGGGTGAGCCGGGGGCGCTCGGTGCGGGAGTTCCTGATCTCCGTGCTGCTCATTCCCACCACGGTATCGATCTTCTGGTTTACCGCCTTCGGCACCACGGCCATTGATCAGGTGCGCAACGGCTTTGATGGCGCGGTCTCGGCAGAGCTGCCGTTGCAGTTGTTCATGATGCTGAGCGAGCTGCCGCTGACGGATATCACCTCGTTCATCGGGATTGTGCTGGTGCTCGTATTCTTCATCACCTCATCAGACTCTGGCTCCCTGGTGATTGACACCATCGCCGCCGGCGGCAAGATCGATGCGCCCAAACCTCAGCGGGTGTTTTGGGGCATCACCGAGGGGGCTGTCGCCATCGCGCTGCTCTTGGGCGGGGGGCTGGCCGCCCTGCAGGCGGTGGCGGTGTCCGCTGGTCTGCCCTTTACCTTCCTGCTGCTGGCGGGTTGTTACGCGATCGTCAGAGGACTGCTGAGCGAGCCCCGCATCGCCAAGCCCGCCAAACCGGTGAAACCGGCGGCCGCTTGA
- a CDS encoding universal stress protein: MFKTIMVPVDLAHLGALEKALTVAADLSRHYGAALCYVGVTTSQPNAVARTPKEYETKLRAFAHEHAPDSGHEPVARVYNSHDPAADLDDILVQAIQDVGADLVVMATHLPTHLDAIMPANGAKIAQHTKASVFLVRKDFSAE, encoded by the coding sequence ATGTTCAAGACGATTATGGTGCCGGTAGACTTGGCGCACTTGGGTGCGCTGGAGAAGGCTCTGACCGTGGCGGCGGATCTCTCGCGCCACTACGGGGCGGCCCTGTGCTACGTTGGCGTGACCACTTCCCAACCCAACGCGGTGGCACGCACGCCAAAGGAATATGAGACCAAGCTCAGGGCATTCGCCCACGAGCATGCCCCCGACAGTGGTCACGAGCCCGTGGCGCGCGTCTACAACAGTCATGATCCGGCGGCTGACCTGGACGATATCCTGGTCCAAGCCATCCAAGACGTCGGCGCGGACCTGGTGGTCATGGCGACGCATCTACCCACCCATCTCGACGCCATCATGCCGGCCAATGGGGCCAAGATCGCGCAGCATACCAAGGCGTCCGTGTTCCTCGTGCGGAAGGATTTTTCGGCCGAATGA
- a CDS encoding DUF5615 family PIN-like protein — protein sequence MTVREAGFDAVHWTQVGDPSAPDREIMEWAVAKGFVVLSHDLDFSSMLALKLKGRFNSR from the coding sequence GTGACCGTTAGGGAAGCGGGATTCGATGCCGTGCATTGGACGCAGGTTGGAGATCCCTCGGCGCCTGACCGCGAAATCATGGAGTGGGCAGTCGCCAAGGGTTTTGTCGTCCTCAGTCACGACTTGGATTTCTCGAGCATGCTTGCTCTGAAATTAAAGGGTCGATTTAATTCGCGGTAG
- a CDS encoding DUF2283 domain-containing protein, producing the protein MNVHYDESVDALYLKLGEDEPDGVIEIAEGVNIDTTAEGKLAGIEILKASQKININTILSYTLELDHDLLTKKIA; encoded by the coding sequence ATGAACGTTCACTACGATGAATCAGTTGATGCACTATACTTGAAACTAGGCGAGGATGAGCCAGATGGAGTTATTGAGATTGCAGAGGGAGTCAATATTGATACAACTGCTGAGGGGAAGCTGGCTGGTATTGAAATATTAAAAGCATCGCAAAAAATTAACATTAACACTATTCTATCTTACACGCTTGAGTTAGATCACGATTTGTTAACGAAGAAAATTGCCTAA
- a CDS encoding calcium-binding protein: MIKNGFYDSSWDEDNDELWDQKFIEWQSRDWRNWLLERLSFPFEVERKEDFDSNPFSNNKNELFSVGNILKAISLEDEYDDYGILIKVKESRKTGYVPLCDVEVTSRKNENFWPVREYVVWFANR, encoded by the coding sequence ATGATCAAGAATGGCTTTTATGATTCTTCATGGGACGAAGATAACGATGAACTATGGGATCAAAAATTTATAGAATGGCAAAGTAGAGACTGGCGGAATTGGTTGTTAGAAAGACTTTCTTTCCCTTTTGAAGTAGAAAGGAAAGAAGACTTTGATTCAAATCCGTTTTCAAATAATAAAAATGAACTTTTTAGTGTTGGCAATATTTTAAAAGCAATAAGCCTAGAAGATGAATATGATGATTACGGAATACTTATAAAAGTAAAAGAAAGTAGAAAAACTGGCTACGTTCCTCTTTGTGATGTGGAGGTTACCTCACGAAAAAATGAAAATTTCTGGCCGGTTAGAGAGTATGTCGTTTGGTTTGCAAATAGATAA